A window of the Acidimicrobiales bacterium genome harbors these coding sequences:
- a CDS encoding MMPL family transporter produces the protein MTTASTSGLVRLAAWSYRRRRLVVALWILLFVGGSVLAQRFGGDNEFTFATPGSESQAAQDLLKARFPTRAGDDIDIVVEAPGGVRAGDVRRDFEAFLDRLRGVEHVDAIESPYGAEGAPRISRDGTIAYATAHLDVPADRFPIETAKGVIAMAHDSSRPGLRFELSGMPIAPAQQSEFSSEGIGLLVAALILLISFGSLLAMGMPLLVAVFGLGIGASLIALLSNVLEVPDFAPQVAAMIGIGVGIDYVLFIVTRYRATLQAGRDPHDAVIIAMATAGRAVLFAGCTVIVSLLGLFVMNLGFLRGLAVSAVCTVLVVMLASMTFLPALLGFVGRKIDSLRVPFVKPRTAGDRTALSYRWSRVVQRYPWPAAVICLLVLLALAAPALSMRFGFPDAGNDPEEFTTRQSYDLLTKGFGAGFSGPLILVAESTSPGRPVDLQALGAVQRTVSGVPGIAFVAPPQPSPDGTVALVAAFATTSPQDEATEDLVDHLRSDVLPRAEGVRVLMTGPTAGAIDANRYVADRLPLFIGAVILLSFLLLMVVFHSLLVPLKAAIMNVLSIGAAYGVVALAVQGGWFGSLFGITEAVPVPSFIPMMMFAILFGLSMDYEVFLLSRIREEYVRTGDNTAAVADGLAATARVITAAAAIMISVFLAFVLGDIVFLKMIGIGMATAIFVDATLVRMVLVPSTMELLGNANWWLPGWLARVLPNVHVEAEVSELEGELGEPVPA, from the coding sequence GTGACCACCGCTTCCACGTCAGGGCTCGTCCGTCTCGCCGCTTGGTCGTACCGTCGTCGGCGGCTTGTCGTCGCCCTCTGGATCCTGCTGTTCGTCGGCGGATCGGTCTTGGCGCAACGCTTCGGCGGCGACAACGAGTTCACGTTCGCCACGCCGGGCAGCGAGTCGCAGGCAGCCCAGGACCTCCTCAAGGCCCGTTTCCCCACGCGCGCCGGCGACGACATCGACATCGTGGTGGAAGCCCCGGGCGGGGTCCGTGCCGGTGACGTGCGGCGCGACTTCGAGGCGTTCCTCGACCGGCTCCGGGGCGTCGAGCACGTCGATGCCATCGAGTCGCCGTACGGAGCCGAAGGCGCCCCCCGCATCTCCCGCGACGGCACCATCGCCTACGCCACCGCGCACCTCGACGTGCCCGCCGACCGGTTCCCCATCGAGACAGCCAAAGGCGTCATCGCCATGGCGCACGACAGCAGCAGGCCGGGGCTGCGCTTCGAGTTGTCGGGCATGCCCATTGCACCGGCGCAGCAGAGCGAGTTCAGCTCGGAAGGTATCGGGCTCCTCGTGGCCGCCCTCATCCTGCTCATCAGCTTCGGGTCGTTGCTCGCCATGGGCATGCCGTTGCTGGTGGCGGTGTTCGGCCTCGGCATCGGCGCCTCGCTGATCGCGCTGTTGTCGAACGTCCTCGAAGTGCCCGACTTTGCGCCGCAGGTGGCGGCCATGATCGGCATCGGCGTGGGCATCGACTATGTGCTCTTCATCGTCACGCGCTACCGAGCCACGCTCCAAGCAGGACGAGATCCGCACGACGCCGTCATCATCGCCATGGCCACGGCCGGGCGTGCCGTGCTCTTCGCGGGCTGCACGGTGATCGTGTCGTTGCTCGGCTTGTTCGTGATGAACCTGGGCTTCCTCCGGGGGCTGGCGGTGAGCGCGGTGTGCACGGTGCTCGTCGTCATGCTCGCCTCGATGACGTTCCTGCCCGCCCTGCTCGGGTTCGTCGGGCGCAAGATCGACAGCTTGCGGGTGCCGTTCGTGAAGCCCCGCACCGCCGGTGACCGCACTGCCTTGTCGTACCGGTGGAGTCGCGTGGTGCAGCGCTATCCCTGGCCCGCCGCCGTGATCTGCCTGCTCGTACTGCTGGCGCTGGCCGCCCCGGCGCTGAGCATGCGCTTCGGCTTTCCCGACGCGGGCAACGACCCCGAGGAGTTCACCACCCGCCAGTCGTACGACCTGTTGACCAAGGGGTTCGGCGCGGGCTTCAGCGGCCCGCTGATCCTGGTGGCCGAGTCCACCTCACCGGGCCGGCCCGTCGACCTACAGGCGCTCGGCGCCGTGCAGCGCACAGTGTCGGGCGTGCCCGGCATCGCCTTCGTCGCTCCGCCACAGCCGAGCCCCGACGGCACCGTCGCCTTGGTCGCCGCCTTCGCCACCACGTCGCCGCAGGACGAGGCCACCGAGGACCTGGTCGACCACCTGCGCAGCGACGTGCTGCCGCGGGCTGAAGGCGTGCGAGTGTTGATGACGGGCCCGACGGCCGGCGCCATCGACGCCAACCGCTACGTGGCCGACCGCCTTCCCCTGTTCATCGGCGCGGTGATCCTGCTGTCGTTCCTGCTGCTGATGGTGGTGTTCCACTCGCTGCTGGTGCCGTTGAAGGCCGCCATCATGAACGTCCTGTCGATCGGCGCTGCCTACGGCGTGGTGGCCTTGGCCGTGCAGGGCGGCTGGTTCGGCTCGTTGTTCGGCATCACCGAAGCCGTGCCGGTGCCGAGCTTCATCCCCATGATGATGTTCGCCATCCTCTTCGGCCTCTCCATGGACTACGAGGTCTTCCTGCTGTCGCGCATCCGGGAGGAGTACGTGCGCACGGGCGACAACACGGCGGCCGTGGCCGACGGCCTCGCCGCCACCGCTCGGGTGATCACCGCGGCGGCCGCCATCATGATCTCGGTGTTCCTGGCCTTCGTCCTGGGCGACATCGTGTTCCTCAAGATGATCGGCATCGGCATGGCGACGGCGATCTTCGTCGATGCCACCCTGGTGCGGATGGTGCTCGTCCCGTCCACCATGGAGTTGCTGGGCAACGCCAACTGGTGGCTGCCCGGCTGGCTGGCACGGGTCCTTCCCAACGTGCACGTCGAAGCCGAGGTGTCGGAGCTGGAAGGGGAGTTGGGCGAGCCCGTCCCTGCTTGA
- the argC gene encoding N-acetyl-gamma-glutamyl-phosphate reductase, protein MAIRVGIFGASGYTGAELLRLCASHPDFEVALATADSQVGTRAADLYPSLAAAYPDLVFAEPDPAAADGIDLAFLALPHGASQHLVADVRKRVAHIVDLAADFRLKDASLYPTWYGEEHTQPALLGEFAFGIPELFREQLAGAPLVAAAGCYVTAAALALAPLVRNGAIEPTGVVVDAASGVSGAGRTPKHGTHFGTANEDFTAYGLLNHRHTPEIEQATGAQVLFTPHLAPMTRGILATCYARPAGSTDPLAVLREFYADEPFVVVGDAPPSTKATLGSNTAHLTARYDDRTGWVVVLAALDNLVKGASGQAVQCANLALGLPETTGLPIVGVYP, encoded by the coding sequence ATGGCGATTCGGGTCGGCATCTTCGGTGCCTCGGGCTACACGGGTGCGGAGCTGCTGCGGCTCTGCGCGTCGCACCCCGACTTCGAGGTGGCGTTGGCGACGGCCGACAGCCAGGTGGGCACCCGTGCTGCCGACCTCTATCCCAGCCTGGCCGCCGCCTACCCCGACCTGGTGTTCGCCGAGCCCGACCCGGCCGCCGCTGACGGGATCGACCTCGCCTTCTTGGCCTTGCCCCACGGCGCCTCGCAGCACCTGGTGGCCGACGTGCGCAAGCGGGTGGCGCACATCGTCGACCTGGCCGCCGACTTCCGGCTGAAGGACGCTTCGTTGTACCCGACGTGGTACGGCGAGGAGCACACCCAGCCCGCGCTCTTGGGGGAGTTCGCCTTCGGCATCCCCGAGCTGTTCCGGGAGCAGTTGGCCGGCGCGCCGCTGGTAGCCGCGGCCGGCTGTTACGTCACCGCTGCCGCGCTGGCGCTGGCGCCGTTGGTCCGCAACGGTGCGATCGAGCCGACCGGCGTGGTCGTCGACGCCGCCAGTGGGGTGTCGGGCGCGGGCCGCACGCCCAAGCACGGCACCCACTTCGGCACGGCCAACGAGGACTTCACCGCCTACGGGCTGCTCAACCACCGGCACACGCCGGAGATCGAGCAGGCCACCGGCGCCCAGGTGCTGTTCACCCCCCACCTGGCGCCCATGACCCGGGGCATCCTCGCCACCTGTTACGCCCGGCCTGCTGGGTCCACCGACCCGTTGGCCGTGCTGCGGGAGTTCTACGCCGATGAGCCCTTCGTCGTGGTGGGGGATGCGCCGCCGTCGACCAAGGCCACGCTTGGGTCCAACACCGCCCACCTCACGGCCCGCTACGACGACCGCACCGGGTGGGTGGTCGTTCTCGCTGCCCTCGACAACTTGGTGAAGGGCGCGTCGGGCCAAGCAGTGCAATGCGCCAACCTCGCCCTCGGCCTGCCGGAAACCACCGGCCTCCCCATCGTGGGGGTCTACCCCTAA
- the argB gene encoding acetylglutamate kinase — translation MDAHEKAGVLIEALPYIRRFWRKVVVVKYGGNAIGDDQSLASFAEDVVLMRAVGMRPVVVHGGGPQIGDLMNRLGKVAEFRDGLRVTDAETLDIARMVLVGKVNRDIVTAINAHGPLAVGLSGEDAGFIRASAKSPELGFVGNVTDVDAGIVERLLAQDLIPIVATIGSDDAGQAYNINADTAAGAIAAALQAEKLVYLTNIEGLRRDKDDPSTLVSSLTADELDAMVADGSIVEGMIPKVASCVEAIRAGVGGAHILDGRAPHALLLEVFTDSGIGTMVRP, via the coding sequence GTGGACGCGCACGAAAAAGCGGGCGTCCTCATCGAAGCGCTTCCGTACATCCGCCGCTTCTGGCGCAAGGTGGTGGTGGTCAAGTACGGCGGCAACGCCATCGGCGACGACCAGTCGCTGGCGTCGTTTGCCGAGGACGTCGTCCTCATGCGCGCCGTGGGCATGCGCCCCGTCGTCGTGCACGGCGGCGGCCCCCAGATCGGTGACCTGATGAACCGATTGGGCAAGGTGGCCGAGTTCCGCGACGGCCTCCGGGTCACCGACGCCGAAACCCTCGACATTGCCCGCATGGTGCTCGTGGGCAAGGTCAACCGCGACATCGTGACGGCGATCAACGCCCACGGCCCGCTGGCCGTCGGCCTCTCGGGGGAGGACGCAGGCTTCATCCGGGCCAGCGCCAAGTCGCCCGAGCTCGGCTTCGTGGGCAACGTCACCGACGTCGACGCCGGGATCGTCGAACGGTTGCTGGCCCAGGACCTCATCCCCATCGTCGCCACCATCGGCAGCGACGACGCGGGCCAGGCTTACAACATCAACGCCGACACCGCCGCCGGTGCCATCGCCGCCGCCCTGCAGGCGGAGAAGCTCGTCTACCTCACCAACATCGAGGGCCTGCGCCGCGACAAGGACGACCCGTCCACGCTGGTCTCGTCGCTGACCGCCGACGAGCTCGACGCCATGGTGGCCGACGGCTCCATCGTCGAAGGCATGATCCCCAAGGTGGCGTCGTGCGTGGAGGCGATCCGCGCCGGCGTCGGCGGCGCCCACATCCTCGACGGCCGCGCCCCCCACGCCCTCCTCCTCGAAGTCTTCACCGACTCCGGCATCGGCACCATGGTCAGGCCGTAG
- the pheT gene encoding phenylalanine--tRNA ligase subunit beta, with amino-acid sequence MRVPLSWLRDFAPFEGDPVALGETFDDLGMVVEGIERVGEGLGGVVVARVLDIQPIKKADKIRQVLVDAGGGEPVQVVCGAWNFDVGATVPFATVGAVLPGDFEITARKMRGVDSFGMICSAAELRLGDEAGGIMLLPDSLEPGTPVADALGIEADVVYDLAIEGNRPDANCVAGVARDAAARLKLPFSIPTPNVAHRAGAAQATIAVESPDLCPRFTATVVTGVAVQPSPDWIARRLTLAGMRPINNIVDASNYVMLELGQPTHPYDLDALPGGGLLVRAARQDEAVVTLDGVERRLGDGDDCLICDAESTPVGIGGIMGGASSEITEATTRVLLEAAYFTPMAIARTSKRIGLRSEASARFERGCDPLGIERSVERFCELLGATEVSDTLDFSTVPTEREPIRVRVDRVNAVLGTALDAPTMASYLTPIGFQATAHDTAVDVVPPSFRPDVSREIEVIEEIARHHGYSNIVTTVPSSPFVGALTPFQRARRVLKDVLVGAGVSEAMFSPLLAPGDLERAGLPGTALTATDPLAREESVLRTSQLPGLLKALAGNASHRNAEVALFEVGHVFGMPAAGDPLPDERERLAVVLAGDDGAPAAKRLLDGVLSTLHRGDLSLVADTTDGLHPTRTARIVDREGATVGWVGEVDPSACEAFDVPGRVGWLEADLALLLPSERSYVQSQVVSKLPSSDIDLAFVVPDGVAAAAVEATLRETGGELLVDLRLFDVYRGAHLAEGTRSLAYRLRFQSLDRTLNESDLAEVRTRCIAAVEAAHDAQLRA; translated from the coding sequence ATGCGCGTCCCCCTTTCCTGGCTCCGAGACTTCGCGCCCTTCGAGGGCGATCCCGTCGCGCTGGGCGAGACCTTCGACGACCTCGGCATGGTGGTCGAGGGCATCGAGCGGGTGGGGGAGGGACTCGGCGGCGTCGTGGTGGCCCGGGTGCTCGACATCCAGCCCATCAAGAAGGCCGACAAGATCCGCCAGGTGCTCGTCGACGCGGGCGGCGGCGAGCCCGTGCAGGTGGTGTGCGGCGCGTGGAACTTCGACGTGGGCGCCACCGTCCCGTTCGCCACGGTGGGCGCCGTGCTGCCCGGCGACTTCGAGATCACGGCCCGCAAGATGCGCGGCGTCGACTCCTTCGGGATGATCTGCTCGGCCGCCGAGCTTCGGCTGGGCGACGAAGCGGGCGGCATCATGCTCCTGCCCGACTCGCTGGAGCCGGGCACGCCCGTGGCCGACGCACTGGGCATCGAAGCCGACGTCGTCTACGACCTGGCCATCGAGGGCAACCGGCCCGACGCCAACTGCGTGGCCGGCGTGGCCCGCGACGCCGCGGCCCGGCTGAAGCTGCCGTTCTCCATCCCCACGCCAAACGTGGCGCACCGCGCCGGCGCGGCGCAGGCCACCATCGCCGTGGAGTCGCCCGACCTGTGCCCGCGCTTCACCGCCACCGTCGTCACCGGCGTGGCCGTGCAGCCGTCGCCCGACTGGATCGCCCGGCGGCTGACGCTGGCGGGCATGCGTCCCATCAACAACATCGTCGATGCCTCCAACTACGTGATGCTGGAGTTGGGCCAGCCCACCCACCCCTACGACCTCGACGCCTTGCCCGGTGGCGGGCTGTTGGTACGTGCCGCCCGACAGGACGAGGCGGTGGTGACCCTCGACGGGGTGGAGCGCCGGTTGGGTGACGGCGACGACTGCCTCATCTGCGACGCCGAGTCCACTCCCGTTGGCATCGGCGGGATCATGGGCGGCGCCTCGTCGGAGATCACCGAGGCCACCACTCGGGTGCTGCTGGAAGCGGCGTACTTCACGCCCATGGCCATCGCCCGCACCTCGAAACGCATCGGGCTTCGCTCGGAGGCTTCGGCCCGCTTCGAGCGGGGCTGCGACCCCCTCGGCATCGAACGCAGCGTCGAGCGCTTCTGCGAGCTGCTGGGCGCCACCGAGGTGAGCGACACCCTCGACTTCTCTACGGTGCCCACCGAACGCGAGCCCATCCGCGTGCGGGTCGACCGGGTCAACGCCGTGCTCGGCACCGCCCTCGATGCGCCGACGATGGCCTCGTACCTCACGCCCATCGGTTTCCAGGCCACCGCGCACGACACCGCCGTCGACGTGGTGCCACCCTCGTTCCGCCCCGATGTCAGCCGCGAGATCGAGGTGATCGAGGAGATCGCCCGCCACCACGGCTACAGCAACATCGTCACCACCGTGCCCAGCAGCCCGTTCGTGGGCGCGCTCACCCCGTTCCAACGGGCCCGCCGCGTGCTCAAGGACGTGCTCGTCGGCGCGGGCGTCAGCGAGGCCATGTTCTCGCCGCTGTTGGCACCCGGCGACCTCGAACGGGCCGGACTGCCGGGCACGGCACTGACCGCCACCGACCCGCTGGCCCGTGAGGAGTCCGTGCTGCGCACCTCGCAGTTGCCCGGCCTGCTCAAGGCGCTGGCCGGCAACGCGTCGCACCGCAATGCCGAGGTGGCCCTGTTCGAGGTGGGCCACGTCTTCGGCATGCCTGCAGCAGGCGACCCGTTGCCCGACGAACGCGAACGGCTGGCCGTCGTCCTCGCGGGCGACGACGGCGCCCCCGCGGCCAAGCGCTTGCTCGACGGGGTGCTCTCGACGCTGCACCGAGGTGACCTCTCACTGGTGGCCGATACCACCGACGGCCTGCACCCGACGCGTACGGCGCGCATCGTCGACCGCGAGGGCGCCACCGTCGGTTGGGTGGGGGAGGTCGACCCCTCGGCGTGCGAGGCCTTCGACGTGCCCGGTCGCGTGGGCTGGCTGGAAGCCGACCTCGCCCTGCTGCTGCCGAGCGAACGCAGCTACGTGCAGTCGCAGGTCGTGTCCAAGCTGCCGTCGAGCGACATCGACTTGGCTTTCGTGGTGCCCGACGGCGTGGCCGCGGCGGCCGTCGAGGCGACGCTGCGGGAAACGGGCGGCGAGCTGCTCGTCGACCTCCGCCTGTTCGACGTCTACCGCGGTGCCCACCTGGCCGAGGGCACCCGGAGCCTGGCCTACCGACTGCGGTTCCAGTCGCTCGACCGCACCTTGAACGAGAGCGACCTGGCCGAGGTGCGCACCCGCTGCATTGCCGCCGTCGAGGCCGCGCACGATGCCCAACTGCGGGCCTGA
- the argJ gene encoding bifunctional glutamate N-acetyltransferase/amino-acid acetyltransferase ArgJ, with product MSVTAAQGFVAAGIACGIKESGAPDLALVATDDGRPVPAAAVFTANKAKAAPVQVSAAHLAATGGQAAAVVLNSGNANAATGDEGRATAERMTALVARELGCDATHVLVCSTGLIGIPLPLAPIEKGMAPLAAARAAAGGPDAARAIMTTDTHPKEVVVSANGITVGGMAKGAAMLAPNMATMLAVLTTDAVVDPTVAKGLLQHAVAHSFNTLSVDGCTSTNDTVIVLANGRSGVSDDAALRDLLTEACSNLAAQMAGDAEGATKVVHVTVTGARDDAQAAAAARKIAESQLVKCSFYGEDPYWGRVVSEAGSAGVDFDPDAVSVTYGDVTVCRNGVEIDHDAAAVKAHLTQRDVRLTVDLALGDGKGSVLTNDLTHAYIDENMRTS from the coding sequence ATGAGCGTTACTGCCGCACAGGGGTTCGTCGCCGCGGGCATCGCCTGCGGGATCAAGGAATCGGGCGCGCCCGACCTGGCGCTGGTGGCCACCGACGACGGCAGGCCGGTGCCCGCCGCCGCCGTGTTCACCGCCAACAAGGCCAAAGCGGCGCCCGTGCAGGTGAGTGCCGCCCACCTCGCGGCCACCGGAGGCCAGGCCGCGGCCGTCGTGCTCAACAGCGGCAATGCCAACGCGGCGACCGGCGACGAGGGCCGGGCCACCGCCGAGCGCATGACGGCACTGGTGGCCCGGGAGCTCGGCTGCGACGCGACGCACGTGCTCGTCTGCTCCACCGGCCTCATCGGCATCCCGCTGCCGTTGGCGCCGATCGAGAAGGGCATGGCCCCGCTGGCTGCTGCCCGCGCCGCCGCAGGCGGGCCCGACGCCGCCCGGGCGATCATGACCACCGACACCCATCCCAAGGAAGTGGTCGTCTCCGCCAACGGCATCACCGTGGGCGGCATGGCCAAGGGCGCCGCCATGCTCGCCCCCAACATGGCGACGATGCTGGCCGTGCTGACCACCGATGCGGTCGTCGACCCCACGGTGGCCAAAGGCCTGCTCCAGCACGCAGTGGCGCACTCGTTCAACACACTGTCGGTCGACGGGTGCACCTCGACCAACGACACCGTGATCGTGCTGGCCAACGGCCGGTCGGGGGTGTCCGACGACGCCGCCCTGCGCGACCTGCTCACCGAGGCGTGCAGCAACCTGGCCGCCCAGATGGCAGGCGACGCCGAAGGCGCCACCAAGGTCGTGCACGTCACCGTCACCGGTGCCCGCGATGACGCCCAAGCTGCCGCTGCCGCCCGCAAGATCGCCGAGAGCCAGTTGGTGAAGTGCTCGTTCTACGGCGAGGACCCCTACTGGGGACGGGTGGTGAGCGAGGCCGGCTCGGCGGGCGTCGACTTCGACCCGGACGCGGTCAGCGTCACCTACGGCGACGTCACCGTCTGTCGCAACGGCGTCGAGATCGACCACGACGCGGCAGCCGTGAAAGCCCATCTCACCCAGCGAGACGTGCGTCTCACCGTTGACCTCGCCTTGGGCGACGGCAAGGGCAGCGTCCTCACCAACGACCTCACCCACGCCTACATCGACGAGAACATGAGGACGAGCTAA